Genomic DNA from Halobaculum sp. MBLA0147:
CCGTCTTCGCCGCCGCCGAGTACGCGGGTGGGACGGCGCTGGACTACGTCGGGCCGGTGTTGCTCGCGACCGGCGCCGCCTCCGCGGTGTACGGCGGCCTCGCGGCCGTCGGACGCGACCGCGTCGAGGAACTGCTGGCGTTCTCCTCGGTCGCACAGATCGGGTTCGTCGTCGTCCCGCTGGGCGTCGCCGCGCTGGCACCCGCCGCCGCCGTGCCGGAGACGGTGCCCGGCGAGACGCTGGCGGCGTTCGGCGTCGCGGCGGCGTTGGTGTACTCGTTCAACCACGCGGTCGCGAAGGGCCTGTTGTTCCTCGTCGCCGGGACGCTCGCGGACGCCGTCGGCTCCACGCGGTTCGCGGATCTGGGCGGGCTCGCCCGCCGGACCCCGGTGCTCGCGACGGCGTTCCTGCTCGGCGGCCTGTCGCTGATCGGCGTCCCGCCGCTGATCGGCTTCTTCGGGAAACTGCTCGTGTTCCGCGTCTCCGTCGTCGCCGGGGCGGTCGGTGCCGGGACGGCGGCGACACTCGCGTGGCTCGGACTCGCGGCGACACTGCTCGGTGCGGTGTTCACCATCGCGTACGTCACTCGCGCCTGGAACGCGGTCTTCTGGGGCGAGCCGTCGACGCTCGTCGAGACGGCCGTCCCCGAGCGGTGGGCGGCCGGGCGGCGAGAGCCGACGGCCACCGCCGCGGACGGCGGCGAGTCCGCGGGCGCGACGGCGGAGGCGGCAGGGGCAGCGGGCGACGACCACGCGGGCGCGGACGCCGACGCCGGCGGGAGCGTCGCGACGGCGAGTCGGACGACGCTGGCCGTCGAGACGGTCGTGGTGGCGACGCTGGCGGTGTCGCTGGTCGGACTCGGCCTCGGCGCAGACGTGATCGTCGACGCCGCCGCCGCGGCCGGCGAGGCGGCGACGGACACGACCGGCTACGTCGAGGCGGTCGTACCGGAGGGTGGTGTCGACGGCGTGCCGGCCGACGAGACGGCCGCGGCCGACGGGGGTGACGGCTGATGCGTCGCTGGCTCGTCAACGGCCTCCTGCTGGCCGTGTTGTGGCTGTTCGTCCGCGGCGTCCCCGTGTCGCCGCCGGTCCGGCTGGTCGAGGAGGGACTGATCGGCCTCGGTGTCGGCCTCCCCGTCGCGTACGGCCTCCGGCGGTTCTACGGGGAACAGGTCACCGAGCGGACGCTGCGAGTCGCGCCGGCAGCGGCGCTGTACGTGGCGACGTTCCTGAAGGAGCTGCTCGTCGCGAACCTCGCCGTGGCGCGGATCGTGTTGTCGCCGTCGCTGCCGATCCGGCCGGACGTGGTGGCGGTGCCGCTGCGGGTGCGGTCGGACGCGGCGATCACCACCATCGCCAACAGTATCACGCTCACGCCGGGGACACTCACGATGGACTACGACGCCGAGACCAACACGCTGTACGTCCACAGTATCGACCTCGAAGACGCCGCCGACCTGCTGGACACGATCCGGACCTGGGAGGACTACGCGCTGGCGATCTTCGACGAAGACCTGAAACCCGGTGACCCCGTCCCCGAACGCGAGGGTGCCACCGACGGCGGTCGACCGGTCGGGGACGACACGACGGACGGTGAGTCCGCCGACAGTCGGGCCACGGACGGCGGCGCCACGCCGGACGACTCACACGACGCGGCCGACGGAGGTGAGACGGATGGCTGATCCGTTGCCGGGGCCGGTGAGTCTGGAACTCCTCTTGACCGCGGCGCTGGCGCTGTCGGCGCTGTTGACGCTCGTCGCGAGCTACCGGGTGATCGTCGGGCCGACGACGCCGGATCGCGTGGTCGCGCTCGACACCATCGGGACGAACGTCGTCGCGGTCGCCGTCGTCTACGCGATGGCGAGCGGTCGGGGGTACTTCCTCGACGTGGGGCTCGTCTTGGCGATCATCGGCTTCATCAGCACCGTCACCGTGGCGCGGTACGTCACGGAGGGGGACATCGTCGAATGACACGACACACACACTGCGATCGAGGGAGTCGTCGGGACGGAGCCACGGACACGGGCACGGACACAGACACGGACACGGCGGGGACACCGGCGAGAACCGCCACACTCACCGGAGGTGGTCGCTGATGGCGGGGGGAGGCGTCGAGACCGCCCCACCCGGTCTCCTCGGGGCGGTGTTGATCGTCGTGTTGCTCGCCGTCGGCGCGTTGTTCCTCGTCTCGGGGACCGTCGGGCTCGTGCGACTGCCGAACGTCTACAACCGGCTGCACGCCACCTCGAAGGCGACGACGCTCGGTGCGGCGTCGATGGCGCTGGCGGCGTGGGTGTACTTCGGCCCCGCCGGCAACGGCCTGAAGGCGCTCGTGACGGTGTTCTTCCTCTTCGTCACAGCCCCGACCGGCGGTCACCTGATCTCGCGGGCGGCCGAACGGATGGGCGTCGAGTTCGAACCGGGCGTCACCTGGCCGGGCGACGACGACGTGGAGTCCGGGCCGCCCGCCGACGGCGACTGAGCCGGCCGACAACCTCTCGTCGCTGCGGTCCCTTCTCCCCTCCGTGCAGAAGAACCTGAGTCGACGCGACAGCCGGATCAGGATCGTGCTCGGCGCACTCGCCGGTCTGCTCGCGGTCGCCGTGCTGGTCGACGCCGTCGCCGTCCCGGATCGGTACGCGTCCTACGCCGGCGTCGCCGCCGTCGCGCTGCTCGCGAACGGGTTGACCTGTCGGTGTGGGCTCTACCGACTGCTCGGCGTGAGCACGCGAGACTGAGGTCGCGACGGGCGAACGGTCCGTTCGGCCACGATCACGTCCGGCCGGGGCGTCACTCGGCGTCACCACGGAACTCGCGGGCCAGTTCGGCGGCGACGCGAGTGCCGAGTGCCCCCTTCGTGCCGACGAACTCCGCGACGGGCGTCTCCGGGTCGCGGACGAACAGCGTCCGCGTCTCCGCCTCCCGCATGACGCTCGCGTCGTTGGCGACGACGAACGCCAACTCGGCGCGCGTCAGCGTCTCGCGGGCCCGTGCGACCAGCGCCTCGTCGTCCCCCTCCGTCTCGGCTTTGAAGCCGACGATCGGCAGCGACGGGTGCCGGTCGCGGACCTCGTCGATCAGCTTCGGCGTCGGTGCCAGTTCGAGTGTCAGCGACGCCTGGCCGGAGCGGATCTTCTCGTCGGCCGCCGTCGGGGTGTAGTCGGCGATCGCCGCCGCCGAGACGAGCGCGTCGACGGCTCGCTCGTCGCAGGCGTCGAGTACCGCCGCCGTCATCTCCGCCGCCGACTCCACCCGTCTGGTGTCGGCCCACTGGACCGCCGGGCCGTCGTGGACCAGTGTCACCGTCGCGCCCGCCGCGTAGCAGGCGCGCGCCACCGCACGCCCCGTCCGGCCGGAGGCGCGGTTCGTCAACACCCGGATCGGGTCGACGGACTCGCTCGTCGCGCCGGCCGTGAC
This window encodes:
- a CDS encoding monovalent cation/H+ antiporter complex subunit F gives rise to the protein MADPLPGPVSLELLLTAALALSALLTLVASYRVIVGPTTPDRVVALDTIGTNVVAVAVVYAMASGRGYFLDVGLVLAIIGFISTVTVARYVTEGDIVE
- a CDS encoding complex I subunit 5 family protein gives rise to the protein MTTVNDPLVVAPLLVALGTAIASLLARFDLRVERAVSLVGAVGYTAATLLLFERVVVDGSGVLPYYLSNWPAPYGITLVADALSASLLGLAGVVTLPALVFAVVNVDEFGQRLSFHPLYHFMVAGVSGAFLTGDVFNLFVWFEVMLMSSYVLVTFYSGPKHTRAALTYVVLNLLGSAVMLVAIGGLYATTGTLNMAAMARRLAEPAAYDVAVAPTLGLAALLLAVFALKAGIVPFHFWVPAAYDAAPAPVTAVLAGAVKKVGVYAVIRLFFTVFAAAEYAGGTALDYVGPVLLATGAASAVYGGLAAVGRDRVEELLAFSSVAQIGFVVVPLGVAALAPAAAVPETVPGETLAAFGVAAALVYSFNHAVAKGLLFLVAGTLADAVGSTRFADLGGLARRTPVLATAFLLGGLSLIGVPPLIGFFGKLLVFRVSVVAGAVGAGTAATLAWLGLAATLLGAVFTIAYVTRAWNAVFWGEPSTLVETAVPERWAAGRREPTATAADGGESAGATAEAAGAAGDDHAGADADAGGSVATASRTTLAVETVVVATLAVSLVGLGLGADVIVDAAAAAGEAATDTTGYVEAVVPEGGVDGVPADETAAADGGDG
- the mnhG gene encoding monovalent cation/H(+) antiporter subunit G, with protein sequence MAGGGVETAPPGLLGAVLIVVLLAVGALFLVSGTVGLVRLPNVYNRLHATSKATTLGAASMALAAWVYFGPAGNGLKALVTVFFLFVTAPTGGHLISRAAERMGVEFEPGVTWPGDDDVESGPPADGD
- a CDS encoding YgaP-like transmembrane domain, with product MQKNLSRRDSRIRIVLGALAGLLAVAVLVDAVAVPDRYASYAGVAAVALLANGLTCRCGLYRLLGVSTRD
- a CDS encoding Na+/H+ antiporter subunit E; amino-acid sequence: MMRRWLVNGLLLAVLWLFVRGVPVSPPVRLVEEGLIGLGVGLPVAYGLRRFYGEQVTERTLRVAPAAALYVATFLKELLVANLAVARIVLSPSLPIRPDVVAVPLRVRSDAAITTIANSITLTPGTLTMDYDAETNTLYVHSIDLEDAADLLDTIRTWEDYALAIFDEDLKPGDPVPEREGATDGGRPVGDDTTDGESADSRATDGGATPDDSHDAADGGETDG